One Panicum virgatum strain AP13 chromosome 9K, P.virgatum_v5, whole genome shotgun sequence genomic region harbors:
- the LOC120646716 gene encoding type IV inositol polyphosphate 5-phosphatase 9-like codes for MLENQKQAEVLWPRLVANKLFRKNSGSHAFVADFPVADDAAAFDDGGCSPDADASRCVKRARPQERSKTLKYKLFASTWNVGGVAPPDDLDLSDWLDARDGPYDVYVLGFQEVVPLRARNVLGADKSRVGMRWIELIRAALNRSAAASSASSPRGAGGGGDSGSRQKVHPVRDGGGGGGGLAREYQCVVSKQMVGILLTVWVRADLRRFVRRASVSCVGCGVMGCLGNKGAVSVRFWLHDTSFCFVCCHLASGGRDGDEALRNADATEILARTSFPRGHALNLPNKILDHDRVILLGDLNYRISLPEAKTRLLVERRDWKTLLENDQLRAEVTRGGGAFRGWSEGDIAFSPTYKYYPNSDTYYGGRAAAGGGGGRKGEKRRAPAWCDRILWRGAGLSQTRYDRCESRLSDHRPVRAVFTVEVDAPRNLNSLRSFFMSERFDRARSPAADRLLRKDDVNSARFAETL; via the exons atgctaGAGAACCAAAAGCAAGCGGAG GTTCTCTGGCCCAGGCTGGTGGCCAACAAGCTTTTCCGGAAGAACTCCGGCAGCCACGCCTTCGTCGCCGACTTCCCGGTCGCCGatgacgccgccgccttcgacGACGGCGGGTGCAGCCCCGACGCGGACGCCAGCCGCTGCGTCAAGCGGGCGCGGCCGCAGGAGCGGAGCAAGACCCTCAAGTACAA GCTGTTCGCGAGCACGTGGAacgtgggcggcgtggcgccgccGGACGACCTGGACCTGTCGGACTGGCTGGATGCCCGCGACGGGCCCTACGACGTGTACGTGCTCGGGTTCCAGGAGGTGGTGCCGCTGCGCGCGCGCAACGTGCTGGGCGCGGACAAGAGCCGCGTCGGGATGCGGTGGATCGAGCTCATCCGCGCCGCGCTCAAccggtccgcggcggcgtcgtcggcgtcctcgccgagaggggccggcggcggcggagacagCGGCAGCAGGCAGAAGGTGCACCCggtgcgcgacggcggcggcggcggcggcgggctggcgCGCGAGTACCAGTGCGTGGTGAGCAAGCAGATGGTGGGCATCCTCCTGACGGTGTGGGTGCGCGCCGACCTCCGGCGCTTCGTCCGGCGCGCCAGCGTCTCGTGCGTGGGGTGCGGCGTCATGGGCTGCCTCGGCAACAAGGGCGCCGTGTCCGTCCGCTTCTGGCTACACGACACCAGCTTCTGCTTCGTGTGCTGCCACCTCGCCTCgggcggccgcgacggcgacgaggcgcTCCGCAACGCCGACGCCACGGAGATCCTCGCCCGGACGTCCTTCCCGCGGGGGCACGCCCTCAACCTGCCCAACAAGATTCTCGACCACGA CCGGGTGATCCTGCTGGGGGACCTCAACTACAGGATCTCGCTGCCGGAGGCCAAGACGCGGCTGCTGGTGGAGCGGCGGGACTGGAAGACGCTGCTGGAGAACGACCAGCTGCGCGCCGAGgtgacgcgcggcggcggcgcgttccgGGGCTGGAGCGAGGGCGACATCGCCTTCTCCCCCACCTACAAGTACTACCCCAACTCCGACACCTACTacggcggccgcgcggccgccggcggcggcggcggcaggaaggGCGAGAAGCGGCGCGCGCCGGCGTGGTGCGACCGCATCCTGTGGCGCGGCGCCGGGCTCAGCCAGACGCGCTACGACCGCTGCGAGTCGCGGCTGTCGGACCACCGCCCCGTCCGCGCCGTCTTCACCGTCGAGGTGGACGCACCCAGGAACCTCAACTCGCTCAGGAGCTTCTTCATGTCCGAGAGGTTCGACAGGGCCaggagccccgccgccgaccggctgctCCGGAAGGACGACGTCAACAGCGCCAGGTTCGCCGAGACTCTCTGA
- the LOC120648858 gene encoding uncharacterized protein LOC120648858, which produces MNRTPARRKRRLSPASAQPRLLAVAIASASTLIFLALVLLSTSTPPAPSSRLASGGGRSSSSSTGPPRCGDAGLGELGDAMVSMLPRDLPFTVFVPSPDSFRRVLKLRGSNASAAAAEGDDDSTSAVLSRVLGFSAVPQRLLAADVPPRGAARLLDSVSGLRIRASRDAASGALVVNGVRAECTDIVRGETVVHVVAGVLMDAEFERSFAVGSHG; this is translated from the coding sequence ATGAACAggacgccggcgaggaggaagcGGAGGCTCTCCCCAGCCAGCGCGCAGCCGCGCCTCCTCGCCGTGGCCATCGCTTCCGCGTCCACGCTCATCTTCCTCGCCCTCGTgctcctctccacctccactcCGCCGGCGCCCTCGTCCCGCCTCGCCAGTGGCGGCGGaagatcctcctcctcctccacggggCCGCCTCGCTGCGGCGACGCGGGTCTCGGGGAGCTCGGCGACGCGATGGTGTCCATGCTCCCCAGGGACCTCCCCTTCACCGTCTTCGTGCCGTCGCCCGACTCCTTCCGCCGCGTCCTCAAGCTGCGGGGGTCcaacgccagcgccgccgccgccgagggcgaCGACGACAGCACCTCCGCCGTCCTCTcccgcgtgctgggcttctcCGCGGTGCCCCAGCGCCTGCTCGCCGCGGACGTGCCGCCGCGCGGGGCGGCGCGCCTCCTGGACTCCGTGTCCGGGCTGAGGATCCGCGCCTCCCGGGACGCCGCGAGCGGGGCGCTCGTCGTCAATGGCGTGCGGGCCGAGTGCACCGACATCGTCAGGGGCGAGACCGTGGTGCACGTCGTGGCGGGCGTCCTCATGGATGCCGAGTTCGAGCGCTCGTTCGCGGTGGGATCTCACGGTTGA
- the LOC120646717 gene encoding cyclin-J18-like, translated as MEVEEDDAAAAASAWPGSARRLHLLQFLLHASKRLDLRPIVKYSALAFFAGRFLPALPRKMGFYGARSGRAVRSWLLEPLRDSNLELFALVAVWIASKIHDLRPLSVKSLKALGDRIIADQHFTCRDFADAELVFMEVVEHNIGSSRIAFIYLEELLIHFREISKLGDLLDLDVCMEILDILYENEDTSLLFNSPRSLAASTLVAAYAISVPKQTWEFPILPWVKFATSHDEEEIMKIVLTILLHVLKPDGIREKDKGDFDVRCLL; from the exons ATGGAAGtcgaggaggacgacgcggcggcggcggccagcgcgtgGCCGGGTTCAGCCAGGCGCCTCCACCTCCTTCAGTTcctcctccacgcctccaag CGGCTCGATCTCCGCCCCATCGTCAAGTACTCCGCGCTCGCGTTCTTCGCCGGCCGCTTCCTCCCCGCGCTCCCGAG GAAGATGGGGTTCTACGGCGCGCGAAGCGGGCGAGCCGTGAGGTCCTGGCTTCTCGAGCCTCTGAGGGACAGCAACCTGGAGCTCTTCGCGCTCGTCGCAGTTTGGATCGCCAGCAAG ATCCACGATCTGAGGCCGCTGTCAGTGAAGAGCCTCAAAGCGTTGGGCGATCGCATCATCGCCGACCAGCATTTCACGTGCCGAGACTTCGCAGATGCT GAATTGGTGTTCATGGAG GTAGTGGAGCATAATATTGGATCTTCAAGGATTGCTTTCATATATCTGGAGGAGCTTCTCATCCATTTCAG GGAAATATCAAAATTAGGTGATCTTTTGGATCTGGATGTGTGCATGGAAATTTTGGATATTCTGTATGAGAATGAAGATACCTCTTTACTTTTTAACTCTCCCCGCTCGCTTGCTGCTTCAACTCTT GTTGCTGCATATGCTATATCAGTTCCTAAGCAGACATGGGAGTTTCCAATCCTTCCTTGGG TCAAGTTTGCTACATCGCATGATGAGGAGGAAATCATGAAGATTGTTCTGACAATTCTCCTGCATGTGCTCAAACCGGATGGGATCAGGGAGAAGGACAAGGGAGATTTCGACGTCagatgtttattgtga